A window of Magnolia sinica isolate HGM2019 chromosome 13, MsV1, whole genome shotgun sequence genomic DNA:
TTTTCATGACTAAATGTCAGTTCCATTAGCAACTCTTCTCATCAGCCACTTACAGTCAGGGTCACCCCAACTTCCAACAGTAGTGAAATATCTGAAAACTCGATACTGAACACAAACAAGACCATTAATCTTATAAACTGGCTCATACTACATTGATGCAACTATCAAAACAAATTCCCGATATATCACATACAGCAATTTTTAGATTTTAGTCTGCGACATTGACAAAGAGGGAAGCAAATGGCAGACTAGATTTCTATCATACAACCCAAAAAGCAACAGTAAGAAATTTACTTCCCTTCAGAAACAACAGTTGCAGAAGAAGGGTGATAAAAGAATCAGCATTCCACCACAATGAACAATTTTGAGAATGGTGGCATTATCAAATTTCAATATAtcaaagaagagaagaaggaacttgaaatgaaaatagagagaaaacccaccaaatttcagccattgcaCTCATGGGTATCTGTTTCGACAGTGATTCATAGAATATCCTCAAGGGTTCTCTCTGTCATGAAAAACCCACAAAtgcaaatggaaaaaaataaaaaaaattacaagttAGCCATGAAGAAAACATTCCATCCGAACAAGAAATTATGGCGAAAAAGGAAAATGGTGGGGTATGGATCTAAAACCTCTTCAGGAGGATCATGTTTCTGTCCGGGCAACGTGTAAACCTTCTTCGCTGTTTTAGCTCTAACGGTTGCAGTCTTAGTGATGGTTTTGGATGAAGTGGATGTTGTTGTTTTCGCTTTCACCTTTATTGCAGCAAACCCAAAAAAGAACAGTAGCAAGTCAAACAGCAAAAAATAGCAAAGGGAAAGAATCAAGGAGAAGAAACTCAGATGGGTACTTCAGAAAACACAAACTACCAATCCAAAACCAGGGAAATTCATAACAAAAAAACTCAGATGAGTGTCTCTACAGAAATAGCCAATTCAATCCAAAGacagaaatgtttttttttttttttaaatgctaacTCTAGaaactcaaaaataaataaatccaaaaccaactaaaaaaaaaaatctcagctGGCTGCCTGTAGAAACAAACTAACAAGTCGAactgaaaagattaaaaaattaaaaaattaaaatattaaaaaattaaaactcaTATGGGTACACCAGCAGAAACACAAAAATAGCGGCATCCAAAAGCAACAAGagcaaaaagaaagagaaatagagagagagagagagagagagagagagagagagagagagagagagagagagagaacgtgtggGTACCTCTGGTTTAGAAAGGGAGAGTGGTGATTTAATCTTGGAATTAGGAAGCTGAAGCTtgttggaagaagaagaagtcccTACTGATCTGTTCTTATTGGTGTTGGCAGAAGAGAAGACTAGCCCTTTTCCTTTGGATGCATCTTCTCTGTTTTGACTGGATTTCACCACCTTCACCCCTCCTTTTTTTGTATTATCCtctccacccatctctctctctctctctctctctctctctctctctctctctctctctctctctctctctctctctctctctctgttacatTCTCCTTCTCATGATTGGGTTCATAGACCCTACTGTTGAGCTGAAAATCCAACCAACCAAATCCAATTCATTTCTTTCCCGAccaagaatctctctctctctcacattcacCTCATGATTGCATCCGTAGACCCACCTCCGGTGCTCTAGCTAAAAATCCAACCAACCAAATCCAAATCGTTTCTCTCCCGACCATGAACCTCTCTCCCTCGTAAAGATTGATAGGAACtctgatactctggtagagagtgatgggtgatacgCAGGTTCAAGAAATTGTATATCTTGCATAAGACTATTTCATATTAAACTGCCCAATTCGTGGTTCCAACTTTGAAAGGATGTTACAACTAAAATTCCCACTAACTTCATTTCCAAATGACAGATTGGACTGCTGAGATGAAAACTAATCAATGGTTCAGATTCAACAAACAAATTTCCATTAACCAAAGGTTAGGATCGATCTAGTAATGATGACCTATCTACATTGGGTCCCATAAAACATGGGGCTTAACATGACTTAATGGATGTCGCGTGTACAATTTcccagtgcctgcgtatcaaccatcttCTCGGCGGCCGTGTAATGCTCCGGTTTCGTACGGTGGATCATGCACTCGCATCCACCTACGTACCCGTCTTAACATGTACCTAACTTGATCAAAACCGTAAACTAGTGGGCCCGGTGTAAATGTTTTATATTACAAGAATAGACTGATCACAGGACTTACCTGTCCAGCTTAATGGTTATCAAATAGACGGCTAGAAAGAACAGCAGCCAACCGTCCAAATTTGACAAAATCTATTGGAAGAAGGTTAGGATGTCCCAACCAGTATgattcatcagttttttcataCACGGTGGTCCCACTATTTTGGACGGCTCTGATTGTATTtcttacattttatttttttttgtgtacaatggatttttaaattttttttttttttaaatgttcgtTTAGCTTATAGGTGTCAGCAAAAGGGTATTAGAGCGTTCTGAGCTATCTTGTACCGTATAGGTGACGGTTATTGAACGTATGCCTGGTTCTACTCCACCTccggaggaaacggattggcgactccctctgacaccagccccgtggctggtggtcggtgctctgtggcccccaccatgatgtatgtgtttcatccattctgttcatccatttttaaagatcattttagtgttttTTCCGAAAATGAGATGTATggaaatcttaggtgaaccacaccacatgaaaacaatagtgattggatatccaccattaaaatcctcctaaggcccactatactgtttatttgacatccaatctgttgattaggtcatacaggcccagatgaag
This region includes:
- the LOC131222984 gene encoding uncharacterized protein LOC131222984, coding for MGGEDNTKKGGVKVVKSSQNREDASKGKGLVFSSANTNKNRSVGTSSSSNKLQLPNSKIKSPLSLSKPEVKAKTTTSTSSKTITKTATVRAKTAKKVYTLPGQKHDPPEEREPLRIFYESLSKQIPMSAMAEIWMMEHGLLSPDRAKKAYERKQKRQQQLRMGTPIKSSKTERPPTQKQQQYSKNSDFKTKKRINYSDSDDDFLVKRKKGKW